In one Vicinamibacteria bacterium genomic region, the following are encoded:
- a CDS encoding aminotransferase class I/II-fold pyridoxal phosphate-dependent enzyme, with the protein MRLPLFLLDEWLERHESTTRYNLAASTGPSWRLEDLLELMTDHEKDRLYRTPLTYCPGTGAESLRGAIASMYGAEAKEIQIVTGASEALLSLFYLAAEPGANVVISQPCFPPMATIPESLGLEVRPYRLRHEEGFVIDPEAVERLVDANTKLVLVNSPHNPTGATVSEEALRHLDAFCSKRGVQLVVDEVYHPINRNDAPRSAAELTEATVLGDFSKAFSLAGLRAGWVVERNPERRKQYWNARAHFSISNNFPGELLAEVAVRNRDAIFDRARAVSETNLASLDGFFHEHSNHLEWVRPPGGMTGLPRLVHAQDARPFCESAAARGVLLAPGDCFGVPNHFRLGFGACTEGFDQALERVSEALSAAMTSTSHS; encoded by the coding sequence ATGAGACTCCCCTTGTTTCTCCTCGACGAATGGCTCGAGCGGCACGAGAGCACGACACGGTACAACCTGGCGGCGAGCACCGGGCCCTCGTGGCGGCTCGAGGACCTCCTCGAGCTCATGACCGATCACGAGAAGGACAGGCTCTATCGCACGCCACTGACGTATTGTCCCGGCACGGGGGCGGAGTCTTTGCGTGGAGCCATCGCTTCCATGTACGGGGCCGAGGCGAAGGAGATTCAGATCGTCACTGGGGCTTCCGAAGCGCTGCTGTCGCTCTTCTATCTCGCCGCGGAGCCTGGGGCCAACGTAGTCATTTCGCAGCCCTGCTTTCCTCCGATGGCGACGATTCCCGAGTCTCTGGGTCTCGAGGTGAGACCCTACCGACTTCGGCACGAAGAGGGCTTCGTGATCGACCCGGAAGCGGTCGAGCGCCTGGTGGATGCGAACACCAAGCTCGTCCTGGTGAACTCGCCCCACAATCCCACCGGGGCCACCGTGTCGGAAGAGGCTCTCCGGCATCTCGACGCCTTCTGCTCGAAACGCGGGGTCCAGCTCGTCGTGGACGAGGTCTACCACCCGATCAATCGAAACGACGCTCCGCGTTCCGCCGCGGAGCTCACCGAGGCGACCGTGCTCGGCGACTTCTCGAAAGCCTTCAGTCTCGCCGGTCTTCGTGCCGGCTGGGTGGTGGAGCGGAACCCGGAGAGGCGCAAGCAATACTGGAATGCGAGAGCCCATTTCAGCATCTCGAACAACTTTCCCGGCGAGCTTCTGGCCGAGGTGGCCGTCAGGAATCGGGACGCGATCTTCGATCGGGCTCGCGCTGTCTCCGAGACCAACCTGGCGTCGCTCGATGGCTTTTTTCACGAGCATTCCAACCATCTCGAGTGGGTTCGCCCTCCGGGTGGCATGACCGGGCTCCCCCGTCTCGTTCACGCGCAGGATGCAAGACCGTTTTGTGAATCGGCCGCCGCGCGGGGCGTGCTGTTGGCCCCGGGAGATTGCTTCGGGGTTCCTAATCACTTCCGCCTCGGCTTCGGCGCGTGCACCGAAGGATTCGACCAGGCGCTCGAGCGCGTTTCCGAGGCCCTTTCGGCTGCGATGACGTCGACGAGCCATTCATGA